One part of the Roseomonas gilardii genome encodes these proteins:
- a CDS encoding SDR family NAD(P)-dependent oxidoreductase, giving the protein MVRRTEGARMSTTRKTMLLTGASRGIGHATVKRFQEEGWRILTVSRQPFSEECRWPEARESHLQADLSDPVQVGELIALVKQRLPDGRLHALVNNAGISPKGPGGGRMGVMQTDYAAWNAVFNVNLFSIALLARGLFEELHVAGGNIVNVTSIVGSRVHPFAGPAYACSKAALNALTREMAHEFGAHGIRVNAIAPGEIRTSILSPGTEKIVEEQIPMRRLGEAREVAETILFLCSQASSYINGAEIHINGGQHV; this is encoded by the coding sequence ATGGTGCGCCGCACCGAGGGGGCCCGCATGTCCACCACCCGCAAGACCATGCTGCTGACCGGCGCCAGCCGGGGAATCGGCCACGCCACGGTCAAGCGCTTCCAGGAGGAAGGCTGGCGCATCCTCACCGTGTCGCGGCAGCCCTTCTCCGAGGAATGCCGCTGGCCCGAGGCGCGGGAAAGCCATCTCCAGGCCGATCTCTCCGACCCGGTGCAGGTGGGCGAGCTGATCGCCCTGGTGAAGCAGCGCCTGCCGGACGGGCGGCTGCATGCGCTGGTGAACAATGCCGGCATCTCCCCCAAGGGGCCGGGCGGTGGCCGCATGGGGGTGATGCAGACGGACTATGCCGCCTGGAACGCGGTCTTCAACGTCAACCTCTTCTCCATCGCCCTGCTGGCGCGCGGGCTGTTCGAGGAACTGCACGTGGCGGGCGGCAACATCGTCAACGTCACCTCGATCGTCGGCTCGCGCGTGCATCCCTTCGCCGGGCCTGCCTATGCCTGTTCCAAGGCGGCGCTGAACGCCCTGACGCGGGAGATGGCGCATGAGTTCGGCGCCCATGGCATCCGCGTGAACGCCATCGCCCCGGGCGAGATCCGCACCAGCATCCTTTCCCCCGGCACGGAGAAGATCGTCGAGGAACAGATCCCGATGCGCCGGCTGGGCGAGGCGCGGGAGGTGGCGGAGACCATCCTCTTCCTCTGCTCCCAGGCCTCCTCCTACATCAACGGGGCGGAGATCCACATCAACGGCGGGCAGCACGTCTGA
- a CDS encoding lysozyme inhibitor LprI family protein, whose product MTPACLRLLLPLLCLALSALPSPEAEAASFDCARAGSDMERMICRDSGLSRLDEEMAAAFLSARQGGAPGLQAAQREWLAGRNRCRTEDCVRAAYEQRVAALSAPPGAKRAGPVPAPAAGGTVDGKYCNFGAGTSMDMLLLRSGAGGGLDFVLSSWTSRGSNFSVDGLARPAAPQGASHPEAVWRFESGMRSRDPAERCVVTIRRTAEGAYAVATEEGARCERMAGHGAVLYGTTVFPPGSRQGNAPGVFGPETAMQVDCDRPSRRSPSQRSPSGR is encoded by the coding sequence ATGACCCCTGCGTGTCTCCGGCTCCTGCTGCCGCTGCTGTGCCTCGCCCTGTCCGCCCTGCCATCCCCGGAGGCGGAGGCCGCCAGTTTCGACTGCGCCAGGGCGGGCTCCGACATGGAGCGGATGATCTGCCGCGACAGCGGGCTTTCCCGGCTCGACGAGGAGATGGCGGCCGCCTTCCTGTCCGCCCGCCAGGGCGGCGCGCCGGGATTGCAGGCCGCGCAACGCGAATGGTTGGCCGGGCGCAACCGCTGCCGCACGGAGGACTGCGTCAGGGCGGCCTATGAGCAGCGGGTCGCGGCGCTCTCCGCGCCTCCGGGGGCGAAGAGAGCCGGCCCGGTGCCCGCTCCGGCCGCCGGGGGCACTGTGGACGGGAAGTACTGCAATTTCGGCGCGGGAACGAGCATGGACATGCTGCTCCTCCGGAGTGGGGCGGGCGGTGGCCTGGACTTCGTCCTCAGCTCCTGGACCAGCCGGGGCAGCAACTTCTCCGTGGACGGGCTCGCCAGGCCGGCGGCTCCCCAGGGCGCCTCGCATCCGGAGGCGGTCTGGCGCTTCGAATCGGGCATGCGCTCCCGCGACCCGGCGGAACGTTGCGTGGTGACGATCCGGCGAACGGCCGAGGGGGCCTATGCGGTCGCCACCGAGGAAGGCGCACGCTGCGAGCGCATGGCGGGCCATGGCGCCGTGCTCTATGGAACGACGGTGTTTCCGCCGGGCTCGCGGCAGGGCAACGCGCCGGGCGTCTTCGGGCCGGAGACCGCCATGCAGGTCGATTGCGACCGTCCGTCCCGGCGCTCGCCCTCCCAGCGCTCCCCGTCCGGGCGCTAG